The following coding sequences are from one Arachis hypogaea cultivar Tifrunner chromosome 7, arahy.Tifrunner.gnm2.J5K5, whole genome shotgun sequence window:
- the LOC112702109 gene encoding rho GTPase-activating protein 7 has protein sequence MSASLAAFERPRHGASNTVFKSGPLFISSKGIGWKSWKKRWFILTRTSFVFFKNDPSALPQRGGEVNLTLGGIDLNNSGSVVVREDKKLLTVLFPDGRDGRAFTLKAETSEDLFEWKTALEQALAQAPSAALVMGHNGIFRSDASDSIEGSFHQWRDKRPVKSLVVGRPILLALEDIDGGPSFLEKALRFLEKYGTKVEGILRQSADVEEVDRRVQEYEQGKTEFGSEEDAHVVGDCVKHVLRELPSSPVPASCCTALLEAYKIDRKEARINAMRCAIVETFPEPNRRLLQRILKMMHTVASHSQENRMTPSAVAACMAPLLLRPLLAGECELEDEFDVSGDSSAQLLAAANAANNAQAIITTLLEEFESIFDEENIQRCSISADSRVENSGTEDSTDDENIDVKENGYHDAENEVDQETEDDADRVHSGKLSESSGYAGSDLYDYKAFGGDDSDVGSSNGHTKTVTTNHNADPDPQTPQLSEDQNKQRKSNENSVDEKDAPNLLPPTESYRSMGEILSSMDPANHLPVPQIETGSAKQTGKAGSSSFSSKRSSFWGRSNARKTPSVESVDSSGEEELAIQRLEIAKSDLQHRIAKEARGNAILQASLERRKQALHERRLALEQDVSRLQEQLQAERDLRAALEVGLSMSSGQFSSSRGMDSKTKAELEEIALAEADVARLKQKVAELHHQLNQQRQHHYGSLTDVGDRYQHAQNHPQQRFLQQDFDSTLAFCNHERKQRTEEGLLGTDWRNLKGQVLAAGNGSRQPTRKQFMDSSPSDSKSTEASTSMSVDELGTVDSAAMPSTSRAAEGTEYGRHPSVASSTLVELTTRLDFFKERRSQLMEQLHNLDLNYGSTTTSQDFVYKPSSPSWS, from the exons ATGTCTGCTTCTTTAGCTGCTTTTGAGAGACCTAGACATGGAGCTTCCAATACG GTTTTCAAAAGTGGCCCACTTTTCATATCTTCGAAAG GTATAGGCTGGAAGTCTTGGAAGAAGCGGTGGTTTATACTCACGCGCACATCATTTGTTTTCTTCAAAAATGATCCG AGTGCCCTTCCACAGAGAGGTGGTGAAGTAAACCTGACACTGGGAGGAATTGACTTAAACAATTCAGGAAG TGTTGTTGTTAGAGAAGACAAAAAGCTGCTTACAGTATTATTTCCAGATGGACGTGATGGGCGAGCATTCACCCTGAAG GCTGAGACATCGGAAGACTTGTTTGAATGGAAGACAGCTCTTGAACAAGCCCTTGCACAAGCGCCAAGTGCTGCTCTTGTTATGGGACACAATGGGATTTTTCGGAGTGATGCGAGTGATTCCATTGAAGGgtctttccatcaat GGAGGGACAAGCGTCCAGTTAAGTCTTTGGTTGTTGGAAGACCAATTCTTCTAGCACTGGAAGATATTGATGGAGGTCCTTCTTTCCTTGAAAAAGCTCTTCGGTTTCTAGAGAAGTACG GAACTAAAGTTGAAGGAATTCTAAGGCAGTCTGCAGATGTTGAAGAGGTTGACAGGAGAGTTCAAGAATATGAGCAAG GCAAGACTGAATTTGGTTCTGAGGAGGATGCCCATGTTGTTGGTGACTGTGTCAAG CATGTTCTAAGAGAGCTGCCCTCATCTCCAGTTCCAGCTTCATGTTGTACTGCGTTGTTGGAGGCTTATA AAATTGATCGCAAAGAAGCTAGGATTAATGCAATGCGCTGTGCCATAGTGGAGACCTTTCCAGAGCCAAATCGACGTTTGTTACAAAG AATTCTGAAGATGATGCACACAGTTGCTTCCCATTCTCAAGAGAATCGGATGACACCGTCtgctgttgctgcttgcatggcTCCCTTACTCTTGCGGCCTCTGCTAGCAGGAGAATGTGAATTGGAGGATGAATTTGATGTTAGTGGTGATAGCTCAGCTCAGCTTCTTGCTGCGGCTAATGCTGCGAATAATGCTCAAGCAATTATTACTACTTTGCTGGAGGAGTTTGAGAGTATATTTGAT GAAGAAAATATTCAGAGATGTTCAATTTCAGCAGATTCTCGGGTTGAGAACAGTGGGACTGAAGATTCAACCGATGATGAAAATATAGATGTGAAAGAAAATGGATACCATGATGCAGAGAATGAAGTTGATCAAGAGACAGAAGATGATGCCGATCGTGTACACAGTGGAAAATTGAGTGAAAGTAGTGGTTATGCTGGCAGTGATCTTTACGATTACAAG GCATTTGGAGGTGATGATTCTGatgttggatcctccaatggcCATACCAAGACTGTCACTACTAATCATAATGCTGATCCTGATCCTCAAACTCCTCAACTGTCTGAGGATCAAAACAAGCAAAGAAAGAGCAATGAGAACTCAGTTGATGAGAAGGACGCTCCAAATTTGTTACCTCCCACTGAATCCTATCGTTCTATGGGTGAGATTTTATCTTCTATGGACCCCGCCAACCATTTACCCGTGCCTCAGATAGAAACAGGTTCTGCAAAGCAGACGGGTAAAGCTGGTAGCAGTAGTTTCAGTTCCAAACGGTCATCATTCTGGGGAAGGAGTAAC GCAAGGAAGACACCATCAGTGGAATCTGTTGATTCTTCTGGAGAAGAGGA gCTTGCTATTCAAAGGCTTGAGATTGCAAAAAGTGATTTGCAGCACAGAATTGCAAAGGAG GCTAGAGGCAATGCTATTTTACAAGCAAGCTTAGAAAGAAGGAAGCAAGCTCTGCACGAGCGGCGATTGGCACTTGAACAAGAT GTTTCAAGAttgcaagaacaattgcaagctGAGAGGGATCTTAGAGCGGCATTGGAAGTTGGATTGAGTATGTCTTCAGGACAGTTTTCCAGTTCACGCGGCATGGATTCCAAG ACAAAGGCCGAGCTGGAGGAGATTGCACTTGCTGAAGCTGATGTTGCCAGGTTGAAGCAGAAAGTTGCGGAACTTCACCATCAACTTAACCAGCAGCGACAGCATCACTATGGTTCACTTACTGATGTGGGTGATCGATACCAACATGCCCAAAACCATCCTCAGCA GAGATTTCTTCAGCAAGATTTTGATTCAACTCTTGCCTTTTGTAATCATGAAAGGAAACAAAGGACTGAG GAGGGCTTGTTGGGCACAGATTGGAGAAATCTCAAAGGACAAGTATTGGCAGCCGGTAATGGCAGTCGACAACCTACTCGAAAGCAATTTATGGACTCAAGTCCTAGTGATTCAAAAAGTACCGAGGCATCGACAAGCATGTCTGTAGATGAGCTTGGTACCGTTGACTCCGCTGCTATGCCTTCCACCTCGAGGGCTGCAGAG GGGACAGAATATGGAAGACATCCATCTGTAGCTTCCTCAACATTAGTAGAGTTAACGACTCGTCTCGATTTTTTCAAGGAAAGACGTTCGCAGCTGATGGAACAGCTTCATAACCTCGATTTGAATTACGGtt